Within the Desulfonatronum thiosulfatophilum genome, the region TCCCTGGACCACGGCGCTGGCGGAAGCCTTGGGCGGGGTGAGTTCCGTCCCGACCTGGAAATTATCCAGCCGCGCCAGGTGAATGATCGTGTCCTGGTTGGTCTCCAGCGTGCGCAGGACGGCCTCCTCCGCTCCCCGGACCAGAACGGTCAGCTTCAGGGATGGCCCGATGCTCAGCTCGGACCGGATATTGCGCACGCTGACCACGATTTCCTGGATCAGGGCCATATCCCGCAGGACCTGCTCGTCCTCATGTTCCGGACGAAGCACGGGGTAGGCCGCAGCCGCCAGATTGGGCTCTTTCATGCCCGGCAGACAGCTCCAGATCTCTTGTGTGACGAAGGGCATGATCGGATGCAGCAGGGTCAGCACCTCGGACAGAACGGTATGCAGACAGGCTTGCGCGCTTTCCCGATTCTTGTCTTCTTCCGCGGAAAGATCCGGCTTGATCATTTCCAGATACCAGTCGCAGAGCTCATGCCAGACGAACTGGTACAGCCCCATGGCCGCGTCGTTGAACCGATACTCGGTGATGGCCGCGGCCACATCCCGCTTGTTCTGCTCCAGGCGGGTCAGAATCCAGCGGTGACGCACATCCAGGTCCGCCGGAGCGGGCAATGTCGGAAGCGGCGTAGCGGATTCCGCCGGAGGCAGGTTGATCAGGGCGAAACGAGCCGCGTTCCAGAGCTTGTTCACGAAAAACCGGTATCCCTGGATCCGCTCTTCCGAAAGCTTGATGTCCCGGCCCATGGCCGCCATGGCCGTCAGGGTCAGGCGCAGGGCGTCCGTGCCGTACTGATCGACCATGGTCAGCGGATCGATCACGTTGCCCTTGGACTTGCTCATCTTCTGCCCCTCGCTGTCCCGGACCAGGGCATGGATGTAGACGTGGCGGAAGGGCACGTCCTCCCGGAAATGCAGGCCCATCATCATCATTCGGGCGACCCAGAAAAAGAGGATGTCGAACCCCGTGACCAGCACCGAGGTGGGATAGTAGCTGCGCAGTTCCGGCGTCTCGTCGGGCCATCCCAATGTGGAAAACGGCCAGAGCGCTGAGGAGAACCAGGTGTCCAGGACGTCGCTTTCCTGGACCAGCTTCCCGGAGCATTTGGTGCAGCTTTGGGGGTCCTCACGAGCCACGATCATTTCGCCGCAGGCCTGGCAGGTCCAGGCCGGGATGCGATGGCCCCACCAGATCTGCCGGGAAATGCACCAGTCCCGAATGTTGTCCAGCCAGTCGAAATAGGTCCGCTCCCATTGGCGGGGCAGAATTTCGGTCCGTCCATCCTCCACGGCTTTGCGGGCCTTGGCCGCCAGCGGCTGGACGGCCACGAACCACTGCTTGGAGACAGAGGGCTCGATCACGGCCCGGCACCGGTAGCAATGGCCGACGCTGTGCGGATGATCCTCCACGCGGACCAGAAAACCCTTATCCTGCAAGTCCTGAACGATACGCTGGCGGCACTCCATCCGGTCCAGCCCGGCATACTCCGACCCCGCATCGGCGCTCATCCGGCCCTGATCGTCGATGACCTTGATCACGTCCAGGCTGTGCCGCCGCCCCAGCTCGAAATCGTTCATGTCGTGGGCCGGAGTGACCTTCAGGCATCCCGTGCCGAATTCACGGTCCACGTAACTGTCGGCGATGATCGGCAGCTTGCGGCCCACCAAAGGCAAAATGACTTCCTTGCCCACCAGGTGAGAAAATCGCTCGTCCTCGGGATGCACGGCCACGGCCGTATCCCCGAGCATGGTCTCGGGGCGGGTGGTCATCACCGTAAGATCGCCGGAACCGTCGGCCAGGGGATAACGGATGGCGTGCAGCTTGCCTTCGGCCTGGGCGTGCTCCACCTCCAGATCCGCCAGGGCCGTCCGGCAGCGGGGGCACCAGTTGATGATGTAATCGCCTTTGTAGATCAGTCCTTCATCGTACAGCCGCACGAAAACTTCGCGCACCGCCCTGGACAAACCGTCGTCCATGGTGAAGCGCAGCCGCGACCAATCCACCGAGGCGCCCAGACGGCGCACCTGATTCAGGATCTTGCCGCCGTATTCTTCCTTCCAGGCCCAGACCCGCTCCACGAAGGCCTCCCGGCCCAGTTCCTCACGGCTCTTGCCCTGGGCGGCCAGGGACTTTTCCACCACGTTCTGCGTGGCGATCCCGGCATGGTCCGTCCCCGGCACCCAGAGCACGTCATGACCCTGCTGGCGATGGAAGCGGCACAGGATGTCCTGCAAGGTCAGGTTCAGGGCATGGCCCATGTGCAGGGATCCCGTGACGTTGGGCGGCGGGATGACCATGGAATACGCCGGCCGTTCAGCCTGCGCCGGCGCGGTAAAGACGCCCTGCTCTTCCCAATACTCGAGCCATTTGGCTTCCACGTCCCGGGGTTCATAGCCCTTGGGCAGTTTCGTGTCATTCATTATGCTTGTTCTCCTACGTTGGTAGTCATGCTCATCAACCTGCGACCGCGCTTTTCGGTGAAGCCGTTTTCGGGCATGACGATATTCCTGTATTGCAAAGAGAATTTGCTCTCATTTCTTCGCCTGGGAGCGCCGCACCCCAGTGCGGCACGTTGCGAGATTATCGCGTCACTTGGGATGTTGCGCGTCAATCCGGGCCGCACTGGGTGCGGCGCTCCGGGAGCGCATCCATACGATTTTCATTCGCATTTCGAATATGTATCCTCACGGGCGACAGCACAACGGCTTCACTATCCGCCGCGGTCGGCGGCAGGCGCCTGCTTGTCCCGGAAAGGCGGTCCTGTTACGTATGCGACATGGAAATGAAGACTCAATCACATTCGGACAGCGAACGGCAGGGTCCTGTCTATCTGTTGTGGGACGAGTCCCAGTTCTGGGGCATCCTGCTCTGGCGGTGCCTTGCCGCCTGGCATGTCCCGTTGCGGCTGGTGCGGGCCGCCGACATCGCGCGCGGTTTGCTGCGCGAATCCCCTCCGGCCGCGCTCTTCGTACCCGGAGGCTGGGCAAGACTCAAGGCCCATGCTCTGGGCCCCGAGGGCCGAAGAGCGGTCAACGAGTACCTGCATGCCGGCGGGACCTATCTCGGAATCTGCGGCGGCGCCGGATTGGCCCTGCCGGACAACGGCGGCCTGGCTCTGTGCCCGCTGTGTCGCAAGCCCGTGGATGACCGGCTGCCCAACTTCAGCGGCTATGTGACGGCAGCGCCCCTGCGTCCTCACGCCCTGGTCCCCGGGGACTGTCCCCCGCTGATCCATCTGCCCGTCTGGTGGCCCTCCCAGTTCACGGCCCCGCAAGGCCCCGGCGTGGAGATTCTGGCTTCCTACGTTCAGCCGGGACCGGACTTCTGGGTTTCGGATCTGCCCCTGGAGCAGATCGCCGTGGAAGAACGCGCCTCCTGCGAACAGCTCTACGGCATCAATCTCGATCCGGAACTGATCCGGGGAGAACCCTGCGTGGTTTCCGGCACGCTGGGACAGGGCCGGTATATCCTCACTTACGCGCATCTGGAAAGCCCTGCCTCGCCGATGGCGAATTCCTGGCTGGGCCATATTCTTTCTTTGCTTTCGGGGCAACCCTTTGGGCTCTCGAATTCCCTGACAGCTCCGGATTGGGACCTGGCGGGCACGAATGTCGTCTGGGATGAACCGGGCCTGACCGCTCTGGCCGAGGACCTGGAATCGATCATCCGGCTGGGCACGCGCCACTTCCTTCTCTTCTGGCGCTATCCCTGGCTCCTGGGCTGGCGGCGCGGCATCCCCGGGTTCGTGCTCACGACGCTCTATGCCCAGGTTCAGACCATCCGCTCCCTGAAACCCAACCCGCGGGCCCAGGCCTACTGGAACCAGGCTGCCGACGAGCTGCGGCACCAGATGCGCCTGTTCCGCAAAAAAATGGAATTTTATTTGGTTGGAGAGCGCCTGGCCATGCACACGTCCACCTACTCGCCTCAGCTCAATTCCCGGATCCGCCTCCACGAGCAGCGCAAGGAACTCATCGGCCGCTTCCCCGGCCACGGCGGCCTCTTCGGCAGCATGGCCGCATCGTTGGACGAACTGGTCTGGCTGGCGGCCGAACCGGCAGGACATGACAGCTGAAACTTCTTCCGTGAAGGCCGGTTTACGGAAGCCAAACCACAACCCGAAGAGACTTTACCATGACTGATCAAGACCACGATGCATCACCGGGATCATCCCAGACTGACGATTTTCATACCGGCTGGGCAGCCCTGCTGGGGCCGCCCAATTCCGGGAAGTCGACCCTGCTCAATACCGTGCTGGGCCAGAAAGTCAGCATTGTCAGCCCCAAGCCGCAAACCACCCGCAACCAGGTCACCGGGATTCTGACCCGGGACAATCTCCAGGTCGTCTTCCTGGACACGCCGGGGCTGCACCGTCTGCGGGGCAAGATGAACTCCTTTCTTCTCAAGGCCGCATGGCAGGCCCTATCCAGGGCGGACACCGCGGTGATCATCCTGGACGCGGCCCTGTACAACAAGCGCCCGCATCTCCTGCCGGAAGATCTGCAGCCTTTGCGTTCCTCCAAGGTCAGATTGCCGCAGCCCTTGCTGGTAGTGCTGAACAAGATCGACAAGGTCAAGGACCGCTCCAAACTGTTGCCCCTGATGGAGCAGATCGCCGGGATCTGGCCGGAAGCGGAAATTTTTCCCATTTCCGCTTCCACCGGCGAGAACGTGGAAACGCTGATCACCCGCATTGCCTCGGCCCTGCCTCCCGGACAGCCCCTCTTCCCCGAGGATCAGCTGTCCACGGTGCCCCTGCGCTTCATGGCCTCGGAGATCATCCGGGAAAAGCTGTTCCTGAACCTGCACGAGGAACTCCCCTACCACACCGCCGTGGACATCGAAAACTGGGACGAAGCAAGCCAGCCCGGCCTGACCAGGATTCACGCGGTGATCTTCGTGGAACGGGACAGTCACAAGGCCATGGTCATCGGCAAGCAGGGCCGCAACCTGAAGCAGATCGGCCAGAACGCCCGGCTGGAACTGGAGGAACTGTTGGAGGGGAAGGTCTATTTGGAGCTGTGGGTCAAGATCCGTTCCAAATGGAGCGAAGACGAACGCTTCCTGCTCTCCCTGGGCTTCGGCTCGGCTCCGGACATGGGGGATTGGCAGGGATGACGTCTCCAGCGAGGACTCCTGATGCATCAGGGAAGCCGCGCAGTCATTACTCGGCACATCCCCCATTTCAGGCAATGAAAAGGTCCGGCTTCTTTCGATTTTTCGGCATCGCTTGGACTGCCGCGCATATATAAGGATGAAAAAAAGGGGCCGCGGTTCATTACCGCGGCCCCTTGATTTTCTTCTGGTCGGGGCGAGACGATTTGAACGTCCGACCCCCTGCTCCCAAGGCAGGTGCGCTGCCAAACTGCGCTACGCCCCGAAACTTCAGAAACTAACCAATTATTTCTCAAAACGCAAGATTTTTCCGAAATCAAGACAAAGGCAATCCGGCCATGATTGTTTTGCCGGAGAGTGACGATCAATGCCGCGGCGCTTCAGAAGTCGATGCCCCGCAGGGCAGCCTGGCCCTGGTTGTATGGGTGCTTCTGGACCACGAGTTCCGTGACCAGGTCCGCCTGATCACGAAGCCAGCCCGGCAGGCCCCGACCGGTCAGGACCAGGTGAACGTTCCTGGATCGCGCCGCATCCAGCAGGGATTGCACCTCTTCCTGCTCGATGAGTCCCGCGCCCAGCGTGTAGAGCAATTCGTCCAGCACCAGGACTTGGACCTGTTCCGCAAGCCGGTCTGCGGCCCATTTCAAGGTCACGCGGGCGGCGTCGCGATGGCGCTGAAAATCCCGTTGATCTCGCATGAAGCCTAACCCGCCGACATGGTAATCCTCTCCCAGCATCCTGGCCAGAACGACCTGCTCCCCGGCAACCCCTCCCCGTTTCAAGAACTGGGCGCATGCCACCCGCATGCCATGGCCCATCGCCCGCATGATCTGGCCCATGGCCGCGGAGGTCTTGCCCTTGCCGTCTCCAGTGTAGACAACGATCATGTCCTGCCCTCAAGCGAAATCGATTCCATGCCCCTTCCCTCCGCCTTCTGGCCGCAGTTACGGCATAGTCCATTCTCCAACGCCAAGTTCCGGACACCAAATCCGGAACGGCGAAGAAGGGTTGTCCCGCATTCATGGCAATCGGTCTGTTCCCCGGCGACTCCGGAAATGTTGCCCACATAGACATGATGCAAACCGGCCTGCTTGCCGATTTCCCAAGCATTGCGCAGGGTTTCCGGCGGAGTTGGCGGCCGATCATTCATGGCATGACTCGGGTGAAAACGCGACAAATGCCACGGCACCTCCGGACCCAGCTCGCCGTGAATAAACTCGGCCATGGCTCGCAGTTCGCCGGGGTCGTCGTTCAGTCCGGGAATGATTAAGGTGGTGACCTCCAGCCACCAGCCCAGACCGTGGATGGTCTTCAGGTTGTCCAGGACCGGTTTCAGCCCGGCGCCGCAAATGTTCTTGTAAAAATCTTCCGTGAAGGCCTTCAGGTCGATGTTCGCGGCATCGATGAGCGGCCCCCATACTTCCAGGCAATCCCTGGTCTGGAAGCCGTTGGAAACAATGATGTTCATCAGTCCCCGCTCATGGGCCCTGGCGGCGACGTCCACGACCAGTTCAAAGAAAATCGTCGGTTCCGAATAGGTATAGGAAATGCTGGATGCGGACGCGTGGACGGCCGCATCCACGATTTCCCCTGCCGTGACGCGCTCTCCCATGACGGCTTTGCCCTGCCGCGGCGGTTGGGACAGGCTGAAATTCTGACAAAAGGAACAGGAGAGGTTGCAGCCCATGGTCCCCAGGGACAATGTCTTCGTTCCCGGATAAAAATGGTACAGCGGCTTTTTTTCCACCGGGTCCAGATGCAACGCCGCTACCTTGTCGCGCACCAGAGTGAACAAGACGCCCTCGCGGTTTTCCCGCACGCCGCAGAGCCCGCGCTGTGCATCGGGAATTACGCAATAATGCGAACACAATCGGCAATGAACCTTGCCGTTTTGCAATGGCTTCCAGAGCATGGCTTTGTCATCTAATGGCGAGTCCATACGACCTCCTTGCTGACGCTTACCGGATCTGCTTGCCGGGTCCTCCCGGATGCTTCGAACCACGCTGCCGGCTTCGTGAATCCACCGGCTCGCCTGGAACAGGCAGAACAATTTCCGGAGAGATCCACATCGGTCCGAAGTTCACGTCGTGAGGTTGCTCCTTTTCGGGAGGCGGAACGACATGAAAGACCCGGTCTCCGGTACCGGGATTTCTGTCCATGTAAATTCTGCCGGCCTGATCCCCGGCTGGCGGACCGATTCGGATCACCGTATCACTCGTTCCCTCACCCGTGCCGATGTATGCGCCTCCCCCGGCCTGCACGGCAACGGTACCCGCGGCCTGCCCCGCCCACACGTCTCCCTGGAACAGATGACCGAGAAGGCATAGGACAACCAACAGAGGAACATGGTGGAGCACTGGTTGAGGGCAACAACTTCGACACCTTTCTCCAGAGCCTGAAGCCTCTAACGACTGAAAACGCATTTCAATATCACGGAACATGATTTTCCTTGAGTTGGCGAGGTATTGAGGTTATGATTGCTATTGATTCACGACCATTACTTCAAGGAGCCACAGTTCCATGTCCCACCGTTCAAAAGCCTATCAGCAGGCAGGCGTCGACATTGAGGCCGGCAATCAACTCGTCTCCCGGATCAAGAAAGCCATCGCTTCCACGCATACAAAAGGCGTGGTTTCCGATATCGGCGGCTTCGGCGGGCTGTTCAAACCCGACATGAGCCAGTTCAACGACCCTGTCCTTGTCGCATCCACGGACGGAGTGGGTACTAAACTCAAATTGGCCTGCGCCTTTCAGCGTCATGATACTATAGGTATTGATCTGGTGGCCATGAATGTCAACGACATTCTCGTCCAGGGCGCCAGGCCGATGTTTTTTCTGGACTATTTCGCCACGGGAAAACTGGATCTGGAACAGGCGGAACAGGTAGTTTCCGGCATCGCGGCGGGCTGCAAGGAGGCCGGATGCGCCCTTCTCGGCGGCGAAACAGCGGAAATGCCGGATTTTTATGCCCCTGGGGAATATGATTTAGCCGGATTTTGCGTCGGGATCGTGGAAGATACGAAAATCATTGACGGCTCCGGTTCCTCTTCAGGCGATCAGGTCATTGGTTTGGCTTCGTCGGGCTTTCATTCCAACGGGTACTCCCTGGTCCGCAAGGCGCTGGCCGAATCCGGGCTGCAGGGCCAGGACACGTTCCCGGGCACGCAAAGCAGCGTGGCCGACGTCCTCCTCAGTCCGACCAAAATCTACGTCAAGCCCGTGCTCAACCTGCTGCGTGACCTGCCCATCAAGGGCATGGTTCATGTTACCGGGGGCGGCTTCTACGACAACATTCCCCGCATCATTCCCCGCCAACTGCTCGTGTCCATCCAGTTCGGCTCATGGCCCGTGGCCCAGGACTTCCTCTGGATCAAACAGACTGCACGGCTTTCCTGGGAGGAAATGCACCAGATCTTCAACGTCGGCATCGGCTTTCTCCTGATTGTGGACAAGGAACACGCCGAGGAGGTCATCTCCCGCCTCAATGCCCAGAATTATGACGCCTGGTTGATCGGGGAGCTGCGTGAACGAATCGGCAGAGACGAGGAGCAGGTTCAGATCGTCTTCTGACCCCCGCTGAAAGTCCGTGCAATAGCGAGAACTGGTTCAATATTGCAGCTGATCAGCGACCTGCCAGATACGGATTGAAGTAGCCGAAGCGAATCCAGGGGGCTTGCCGTTTCAACTCGCTCATGAATGCATGCAGCCCCAGGGTCTCCTCCCTGATCTCCGGATACAATCCCAGATACAGCTCCGGATCGAGGTTCATGTTGCGCAACTGAATAAAGTCCACCTTTTCGGTTTGGACCAGGTCCGTGAGAGCACTCAATTCCGCGACCGTATCACTAATCCCTGGAAAAAAAAGATAATTCAGAGAAACGAACATCCCTGCCTGCTTGGCCTGACGGATGCTTTCCCGCACATCTGAAAACGCATAGCCGTTGGGTCGATAATACCTCTGGTACACATCATCCCGGGCACTGTTCAGGCTGACCCTGATCGATGAGACTCCGGCCCTTGCAAGCAGGGGGATCGTCTTCGGCAAACTGGCGTTGGTGTTCACATTGACGGTTCCCGCGCCCCCCCCTTTCCGGAACCCCTGCACGGACTCGGCGATCAGGTCGGCTTCGGTTAA harbors:
- a CDS encoding valine--tRNA ligase translates to MNDTKLPKGYEPRDVEAKWLEYWEEQGVFTAPAQAERPAYSMVIPPPNVTGSLHMGHALNLTLQDILCRFHRQQGHDVLWVPGTDHAGIATQNVVEKSLAAQGKSREELGREAFVERVWAWKEEYGGKILNQVRRLGASVDWSRLRFTMDDGLSRAVREVFVRLYDEGLIYKGDYIINWCPRCRTALADLEVEHAQAEGKLHAIRYPLADGSGDLTVMTTRPETMLGDTAVAVHPEDERFSHLVGKEVILPLVGRKLPIIADSYVDREFGTGCLKVTPAHDMNDFELGRRHSLDVIKVIDDQGRMSADAGSEYAGLDRMECRQRIVQDLQDKGFLVRVEDHPHSVGHCYRCRAVIEPSVSKQWFVAVQPLAAKARKAVEDGRTEILPRQWERTYFDWLDNIRDWCISRQIWWGHRIPAWTCQACGEMIVAREDPQSCTKCSGKLVQESDVLDTWFSSALWPFSTLGWPDETPELRSYYPTSVLVTGFDILFFWVARMMMMGLHFREDVPFRHVYIHALVRDSEGQKMSKSKGNVIDPLTMVDQYGTDALRLTLTAMAAMGRDIKLSEERIQGYRFFVNKLWNAARFALINLPPAESATPLPTLPAPADLDVRHRWILTRLEQNKRDVAAAITEYRFNDAAMGLYQFVWHELCDWYLEMIKPDLSAEEDKNRESAQACLHTVLSEVLTLLHPIMPFVTQEIWSCLPGMKEPNLAAAAYPVLRPEHEDEQVLRDMALIQEIVVSVRNIRSELSIGPSLKLTVLVRGAEEAVLRTLETNQDTIIHLARLDNFQVGTELTPPKASASAVVQGLEVFVPLAGAVDFQTELARLEKELAKTAKDLDIVSRKVANEDFMAKAPAEVVEKERAKARDLSEKQSKLLGLRTRLQSLME
- a CDS encoding biotin--protein ligase; the protein is MKTQSHSDSERQGPVYLLWDESQFWGILLWRCLAAWHVPLRLVRAADIARGLLRESPPAALFVPGGWARLKAHALGPEGRRAVNEYLHAGGTYLGICGGAGLALPDNGGLALCPLCRKPVDDRLPNFSGYVTAAPLRPHALVPGDCPPLIHLPVWWPSQFTAPQGPGVEILASYVQPGPDFWVSDLPLEQIAVEERASCEQLYGINLDPELIRGEPCVVSGTLGQGRYILTYAHLESPASPMANSWLGHILSLLSGQPFGLSNSLTAPDWDLAGTNVVWDEPGLTALAEDLESIIRLGTRHFLLFWRYPWLLGWRRGIPGFVLTTLYAQVQTIRSLKPNPRAQAYWNQAADELRHQMRLFRKKMEFYLVGERLAMHTSTYSPQLNSRIRLHEQRKELIGRFPGHGGLFGSMAASLDELVWLAAEPAGHDS
- the era gene encoding GTPase Era — encoded protein: MTDQDHDASPGSSQTDDFHTGWAALLGPPNSGKSTLLNTVLGQKVSIVSPKPQTTRNQVTGILTRDNLQVVFLDTPGLHRLRGKMNSFLLKAAWQALSRADTAVIILDAALYNKRPHLLPEDLQPLRSSKVRLPQPLLVVLNKIDKVKDRSKLLPLMEQIAGIWPEAEIFPISASTGENVETLITRIASALPPGQPLFPEDQLSTVPLRFMASEIIREKLFLNLHEELPYHTAVDIENWDEASQPGLTRIHAVIFVERDSHKAMVIGKQGRNLKQIGQNARLELEELLEGKVYLELWVKIRSKWSEDERFLLSLGFGSAPDMGDWQG
- a CDS encoding cob(I)yrinic acid a,c-diamide adenosyltransferase; amino-acid sequence: MIVVYTGDGKGKTSAAMGQIMRAMGHGMRVACAQFLKRGGVAGEQVVLARMLGEDYHVGGLGFMRDQRDFQRHRDAARVTLKWAADRLAEQVQVLVLDELLYTLGAGLIEQEEVQSLLDAARSRNVHLVLTGRGLPGWLRDQADLVTELVVQKHPYNQGQAALRGIDF
- the amrS gene encoding AmmeMemoRadiSam system radical SAM enzyme; translation: MDSPLDDKAMLWKPLQNGKVHCRLCSHYCVIPDAQRGLCGVRENREGVLFTLVRDKVAALHLDPVEKKPLYHFYPGTKTLSLGTMGCNLSCSFCQNFSLSQPPRQGKAVMGERVTAGEIVDAAVHASASSISYTYSEPTIFFELVVDVAARAHERGLMNIIVSNGFQTRDCLEVWGPLIDAANIDLKAFTEDFYKNICGAGLKPVLDNLKTIHGLGWWLEVTTLIIPGLNDDPGELRAMAEFIHGELGPEVPWHLSRFHPSHAMNDRPPTPPETLRNAWEIGKQAGLHHVYVGNISGVAGEQTDCHECGTTLLRRSGFGVRNLALENGLCRNCGQKAEGRGMESISLEGRT
- the purM gene encoding phosphoribosylformylglycinamidine cyclo-ligase, with the translated sequence MSHRSKAYQQAGVDIEAGNQLVSRIKKAIASTHTKGVVSDIGGFGGLFKPDMSQFNDPVLVASTDGVGTKLKLACAFQRHDTIGIDLVAMNVNDILVQGARPMFFLDYFATGKLDLEQAEQVVSGIAAGCKEAGCALLGGETAEMPDFYAPGEYDLAGFCVGIVEDTKIIDGSGSSSGDQVIGLASSGFHSNGYSLVRKALAESGLQGQDTFPGTQSSVADVLLSPTKIYVKPVLNLLRDLPIKGMVHVTGGGFYDNIPRIIPRQLLVSIQFGSWPVAQDFLWIKQTARLSWEEMHQIFNVGIGFLLIVDKEHAEEVISRLNAQNYDAWLIGELRERIGRDEEQVQIVF